The following coding sequences lie in one Danio rerio strain Tuebingen ecotype United States chromosome 3, GRCz12tu, whole genome shotgun sequence genomic window:
- the chchd5 gene encoding coiled-coil-helix-coiled-coil-helix domain-containing protein 5, which yields MEAAMAITTKFCQKELEEYGGCVVSNPTSWQEKCQELKLRVAHCTSSHPVIRKIRSDCGSEFSVFERCLQENQSSAEACQSHLSRFLTCVETVDLSGVAHATPQPS from the exons AT GGAAGCAGCAATGGCCATCACGACCAAATTCTGCCAGAAGGAGCTGGAGGAGTACGGCGGATGCGTGGTATCCAATCCCACATCCTGGCAGGAGAAATGTCAGGAGCTGAAGCTGAGGGTCGCGCACTGCACATCCTCACA CCCGGTGATCAGGAAGATCCGCTCAGACTGTGGGAGTGAGTTCTCTGTGTTCGAGCGCTGTCTGCAGGAGAACCAGAGCTCAGCAGAAGCCTGTCAGTCTCACCTCTCACGGTTCCTGACCTGCGTCGAGACCGTCGACCTCTCTGGAGTTG CACACGCTACGCCTCAGCCCTCATAG